Proteins encoded together in one Yersinia mollaretii ATCC 43969 window:
- the eutC gene encoding ethanolamine ammonia-lyase subunit EutC codes for MSRRELDLIHHNPWEALRQFTAARIALGRTGASLPTTELLKFGLAHAQARDAVHQPFISEDLARPLAALGLRTITVNSAAPDRSTYLRRPDLGRKLSSQSHDQLSSWPEKQADLLLVIGDGLSSKAVHRQAVPLIVALLPYVHTLGLSLAPIVLAHQSRVALGDDAGECLQAKAVVMLIGERPGLSSPDSLGIYMTWGPNTRRLESERNCISNIRPEGLDYPQAAFKLAWLLEQAFQRRLSGVQLKDESDNPALQGRVSPLL; via the coding sequence ATGAGTCGCCGCGAGCTAGACCTGATCCATCACAACCCGTGGGAAGCGCTGCGGCAGTTTACGGCGGCGCGAATTGCGCTGGGGCGCACGGGTGCCAGTCTGCCGACCACTGAATTGCTCAAATTTGGGCTGGCCCATGCGCAGGCCCGTGATGCAGTGCATCAGCCTTTTATCAGCGAAGATCTTGCCCGCCCGTTGGCGGCATTGGGATTGCGGACCATTACCGTCAACAGTGCCGCGCCGGATCGTTCAACCTATCTGCGCCGCCCGGATCTGGGGCGAAAACTCTCGTCGCAAAGTCATGATCAGTTGTCGAGCTGGCCTGAAAAGCAGGCAGATCTGTTGTTGGTCATTGGCGACGGATTGTCATCGAAGGCGGTGCATCGGCAAGCGGTCCCGCTGATTGTGGCGCTGTTGCCCTATGTGCACACCCTCGGTTTGTCGCTGGCGCCGATTGTCTTGGCGCATCAATCGCGGGTGGCATTGGGGGATGATGCGGGTGAATGTCTGCAAGCCAAAGCTGTGGTGATGTTGATTGGTGAAAGGCCGGGACTCTCATCACCGGACAGTCTGGGAATCTACATGACGTGGGGGCCGAACACGCGGCGGCTGGAATCCGAGCGCAACTGTATCTCTAATATCCGCCCCGAGGGATTGGATTATCCGCAGGCGGCCTTTAAGTTAGCATGGCTGTTAGAGCAGGCTTTTCAGCGGCGTCTATCCGGTGTGCAGCTCAAAGATGAGAGTGATAATCCCGCCTTGCAGGGGCGTGTTAGCCCTCTGCTCTGA